Genomic window (Oscarella lobularis chromosome 15, ooOscLobu1.1, whole genome shotgun sequence):
GATTAAACCTTTTTTAGAATTGATTTAAAAGCCAGGACTGAATTGGAAGCTCAATGCCGAGATCTGCAAAAAGAGGTCTCACAACTCAATGAGAAAGTTCGAGCCACAAAGTGAAATTTGtgttaaataataaaaatatttcacaAGCTTTTGCATAGAAATGAATTAGAAACAATCCAGAACTCGCAGCACAGTCAAACGAGAAATGATGAGGGAACTCAAACAGATAGTATACATACTTTCATCTAATTCATGTCAATGGTAATCATATTTCTGAAAAGGTTCTACTACTTCAAGCGAGACAGACGTTGATCGAAAAGTGACGGACAAAGAACTTCAGAAATTGGCTCCAAATCTAATTGACCAGTGGAAAGaggtttctcgtcgattgccaggagaaaaagaaaatgaagcagCGTTAGAAGAGAAGTACAGGGGCAACCCAAAAGAACGTGTCTACTCTATGCTCAACAGCTGGCACATTCTCAATGGATCAGATGCAACTGTCAGGAGCATCTGTCACGCTCTTCTAGAACGACCTGTCATTCATCGGCTCGCAGCAGAGGAAGTCTTTGGAGTTGGTGTCGTTAAACAGGTTTTACGTGATATGGGTTTttaattatgtatttttCATATTAGTTATGtatctttttttaatttttattttaacGCGATGGGCTGTACTGGTTATgggtttcttttttgccttgcctatatttttttcatcCTACAGTAGCATTTTTATAGCGAAAAAGGTGTCCGCATACTGGCTAGCACATCCGGGGTGGCGAATTCAttcttcgccgttttctcgcTCTGTTGAGTCGCTTTTATGCTCATCGACGAGCACGATTGCTCTTTAGAAAGGTATTTATTGTTTGTGCGCTCTCGTAACAGGGCTTAATCGTCTTTTCGGTGCGTTAGGCACCTCTCTGTCTTTCTACGATCAAACCAATCTGTAAGCAGGCGTTTCTCTCATCGTAGAGAGTCAAACGCTAGCGTTTCGGTCCCACATAGACGTGTATAGCTTTTGCTCGCATGTTTAGAGTCTTGCGTTTTGGTACCAGGGATATAATAGAAGATTAGGTACTATGCCATGTTCGCTTAGGGACAGTGCCCGGACTACAGTACCCCATGGCAGATCCGAGATGGACTCATCTCGATTCGGCGAGGGCCCAAATCGTCCCTCTTCTCGCAAACGCTCTTGATGAAGGAGCttttctcgatcgtcttGTTACACACGGATGCATTTCCTATGCTCAACAAGAGAATATTCGGCGACGTTTATCGAATGTGGCACTGGAAGATATGGCTCGGGATTTGCTTAGTGTCCTGAGATTACGTCCGCCTCTTATCTTTGATATTTTCTGCGCTATTCTGCAACATGGGAACGAAAAGTCTTTGTACGAACTTATCGTTTCTACTACTAGGTTTAATATTAGCTGAGGCTTTTGTCACATATAACATAGTATTGATGTTGCAGAAGTGAATCGGATGCTCGGTGCAGAGCTctgcaagaagaaaacgcgcgCTTAAATCGAGAACTTCAAACCACGAAGTGAAATCCGACgtctaattaataaaataataaaacgGGATTTTGTTTAGGATTGAATTAGAAACACTCCGAGAATCTCACCTTGTCTCCCTTTCACAAAGTGAAGCTGGTGTATAGATTCTCATATAAATCTTGACATTCTTAATTATATTTTTCGAAGGTTCTAATACTTCAAGCAAGACAGACGTTGATCGAAAAGTGACGGATGAAGAGCTTCAGCGATTAGCTCCTTTCCTGATTGACCAGTGGAAAGACGTTGCTCATCGATTGTTGGGAGGGAGACTGACGGCGTTTGAATGGATGCACACTCAGACTGACAGGAGCGATCCAAAAGAACGTGTCTACTCCATGCTCAACAACTGGCACATTGTCAATGGATCAGATGCGACCGTAAAGAGCATCTGTAGCGCTCTTGTACAACGACCTGTCATTCATCGGCTCGCTGCAGAGGAAGTCTTTGGAGTTGGTGTCGTTAAACAGGTTTTACGTTATTGgggttattaattaattaattacatgTATGTATTTTTCATATTATTTATGtctcttttttagtttttattttaattaacacGATGGGCTGTACTGGTAACGGgattctcttcttttgccaTAACTAGCTTTTTTTATAGCGTAGCGAAACCTGGCGAAACAGGTGCCAACATACTGGCCAGCACATCCGGGGAGGCGAATTCATTGttcgccgttttctcgcTCTGTTGAGGCGCTTTTATGCTCATCGACGCGCGCGATTGTTTTTTAGGAAGGTATTTAAAGTTTATGTGCTTTCGTAGCAGAGCTCAATCGTGTTTTCGGTGCGTTAGACCACCTGCTAAGGTGTCTCTCCGTTTTTCCACGATCGACATCAATCTGTAAGCAAGCTAATGCGATTCTAAGTCTATTTGAGTGCGATTGAAGCTAGATAAGGCCATCATTGGTGGAGCAAATAAGATTCGCAAGATCACGTGCACCGATTACCTATAACCTTTGCACGTGCCGCACGTGATGCTCCTCAAATCGTTGGGAAGACGTATTGTTCCATGCCCCCACGTGGCCCGTGCGTGTGGCAGGTCAAAATCCTTTGGGAAGATAGCCCAATACCGGAACCTAACAACCCCCATATGATTTGGGAAAGCCAAGCAGGGCCTTCCCAAAAGATCGCACACGGCACGTGCCCGCCACATAGGTGACCCTTCGCTCATTCGCCTCACGAAGACGGAGCAACTAGGCAGCACGAATCGACGCTCTCTAACCCAAAACCGACACAAATCATGACGGAATCAACAATAATATCAAGTCTAGATCTCGCGGCGCTCAACGAGAAATTCAGTCAAGCGCATCCAAGCGAAATTCTCGCATGGGCAATCGAAACCTTCCCAAAAGGTCTCGTTCAAACGAGCGCCTTCAATCTCGACGATATGATGATTACGGATCTCCTGTACGGTAATTCGCACGCCGTACCCGTAGTCTTTCTCGAAACATTTCATCATTTTCCCGAAACGCTAaaactcgtcgaaaaagcgcaAAGCACGTACAAACTCAATCTTAAAACCTATCAAGCGCCCGATGTCGATAGTCGCGATTCGTTCGCTAAGCGTTACGGCGAAAAACTTTGGGAAACGGACGTTCTTGCGTTTCATCGCGTGACCAAGATCGAGCCGCTTGCGCGTGCGCTCGACGACTTGGATACCGTTGCCTGGATTACCGGGCGGCGTCGCGATCAGAATGAGTTTCGCGCCAATATGCCCGTGCTCGAAATAGGTAAGGACGGGCGTTTGAAGATTAATCCGCTCGCCTATTGGACGCGCGCCAAGAGCTGGGATTATGCGCGTGCGCACAAGATGATGTATAATCCGCTTCACGATCGCGGCTATGCGAGCATTGGCGATGAACCGCTTACGACGCCGGTCAATGACGGCGAAGATGAGAGAGCCGGACGTTGGAGGGGAAGCAATAAGACTGAATGCGGCATTCATGACTAGAATTATCGatatctatttttttcttttctgggCGTGCGTTATCTGTTCACGTGATATTAGATTCAATACATGGTCACGATAAAAATAGTTGGGCGCTTGCTTTGTGATCACTCTCCTTGACCATATATGGGGGTCTATTTATAAAGACCTCTTTAGAATTTAGCGTGCGTCATCGTTAGGCTTCTAATTGAATTGCGCCCGCTGACTCATCGCCAGTCATTTGCTTTGCGTTGTTGATACTACAGCAGCATGTCGAGCGGTTAGAACGATCGTCCTGACTCCTATAGTTCTATTGGTGTCTTTCCCCGTTTGCAGAGCACTGTTGCGGGGGTCCCGGCTATGCGAGCCCCTTGGAGGCGATGCGTGGTCCACGCGAAACGCTCATATACGTACCGTGCATTTACGCACCAGAAAACGGCGTCGCGCACAAACCTGACGTTCTAGCGACAATAGACGTCGATCCAAGCTCGCCTACGTTCAGCGAGGTATAGACCACGCCCACAGCAGCTGGCGTTTCTCGGAGAATTGTGGAGATCGTGCGTTTAGGTGATTCACGTGCTCCCGATGCCGAATACAGGCGACGAGCTGCATCATAGCGGATGGAACGCTTGTAGCAGGTAAAAGGCCCAAGGCtatgttttttctcttatgCAATTTATTCATACTTGGCGTCGACCACAGTTGTCATGGAGATgcgagtcgtcgacgaaataagCTCATATTGCCGGCAGTGAAGTCGGGAAGAGTCTACGTGATCGATACGGAGACAGATGAGCGAGCGCCTCGAATCTTTAAAGTGAGTGTTTGTGTTGGTTTGTTTTGGCACGTGTACTTCACGTGAACGCAGGTGGTCGAAGGCGAGGAAATCAAGAGGAAAGCCGGTCTGACGGCACTGCACACATCGCACTGCCTCGCGGACGGAAACATCATGTTAAGTGCAATGGGAGACAGGGATGGAAATGGAAAAGGTAAAGAGATCCTGTGGGGTGACGTCATCCACGCAAGCACGCacgcagtgacgtcacctttgcAACGCGAAAGGCCCTGTTGCCTAAAGAACGTTCTTTTAGGGggcttcgttcttctcgacggTAAAGACTTCAGCGTATTAGGCAATTGGGAAGGAGAGGGCGATGCGCTGCCCTTTGGATACGATTTCTGGTATCAGCCACGTCACAATGTCATGCTAAGCAGCGAATGGGGAGCTCCGAACGCTTTCCTCAACGGTTTCAATcccaaagacgtcgaagacggcaagaaagaaaattaataaaattaattaattaattaatttatttttcagggAAGTACGGTAAATCGTTGCACGTGTGGGATtggaaggagagaaaagtgATTCAGGACATCGatctcggcgacgaaggaatAATGCCTTTGGAATTGAGATTTCTTCACGATCCCAATCAGACGCAGGGATTCGTGGGCGTGGCATTGAGTAGCAACATCTTTCGATTCTTCAAATCAgaggtaagagaaaaataaatacttgataaatattttttgatttagTCCATGTGATCATAGGATGGAACTTGGAAGGCCGAGAAAGTGATCGACGTTCCGAGCAAGGATGTGGAGAATTGGGCGTTGCCTAGCATGCCGGGTAAATagctatttatttatttattttctttcttcattgtttctttgtttaggtATTATTACTGATATCTTGATTTCTTTGGACGACAAGTTTCTCTACTTCAGCAATTGGGTTCAGGGTGACGTTCGTcagtatgacatcacagaTCCGTCTCATCCCAAACTCACAGGACAGGTAAGGAAATAGAGTAGGAAAGCATAAGGAATTGGTTCAGTATTGGAAAGTGTGACTGCCTTAGTTTATATAGTCTAGGGGGCTATATTTATATAGTCTGTGGGAAGGTGCGACTGCCTTAGTCTATTAATTTATATACTCTGGAGCTGCCTTAGTTTTTTCCATATATTCTGCCTCAGTTATATACTTAGACAGCCACACTTTGATCAGAGTATATACTAAGCCAGCTACACTTCCCACAGAGTACATATATACTCTATGGGAAGAGAGACTGCTGCCTGTATTGAgactttaattaatgtagatAAATTAACTAATGTATTATTGATGTATCTTTGTGTCTTTTCTTATTAGATATTTGTTGGTGGTAGTCTTGTCAACGGTGGTCCCGTCAAAGTTGTTTCTGGTGAGAAACAGCCTGATCCTGTGACTGTGAAGGGGAAGACGATCAAAGGCGGACCCCAGATGATTCAGCTCAGTCTCGACGGAAAACGTCTTTACGTCACTACATCGCTCTTCAGCTCGTGGGACAAGCAATTTTACCCGGATATCGTCAAGTAAGaatataattaaataataattttaattgatttttttgtagggaAGGCAGTGTTAtgtttcaaattgacgtcaatacCGACAAAGGAGGTTTGACGTTGAAtgagaattttctcgtcgattttggcAAGATGCCAGATGGACCGGCTTTGGCCCACGAGGTTCGCTATCCCGGAGGTGACTGCTCGTCGGACATTTGGGTTTGACACGTGACTAATTTAGAGACATTAGAAGTCCAGT
Coding sequences:
- the LOC136195844 gene encoding uncharacterized protein; this encodes MADPRWTHLDSARAQIVPLLANALDEGAFLDRLVTHGCISYAQQENIRRRLSNVALEDMARDLLSVLRLRPPLIFDIFCAILQHGNEKSLYELIVSTTRSESDARCRALQEENARLNRELQTTKIELETLRESHLVSLSQSEAGSNTSSKTDVDRKVTDEELQRLAPFLIDQWKDVAHRLLGGRLTAFEWMHTQTDRSDPKERVYSMLNNWHIVNGSDATVKSICSALVQRPVIHRLAAEEVFGVGVVKQVLRYWGY
- the LOC136196304 gene encoding uncharacterized protein, which gives rise to MMITDLLYGNSHAVPVVFLETFHHFPETLKLVEKAQSTYKLNLKTYQAPDVDSRDSFAKRYGEKLWETDVLAFHRVTKIEPLARALDDLDTVAWITGRRRDQNEFRANMPVLEIGKDGRLKINPLAYWTRAKSWDYARAHKMMYNPLHDRGYASIGDEPLTTPVNDGEDERAGRWRGSNKTECGIHD
- the LOC136196355 gene encoding methanethiol oxidase-like — encoded protein: MSSEHCCGGPGYASPLEAMRGPRETLIYVPCIYAPENGVAHKPDVLATIDVDPSSPTFSEVIHVLPMPNTGDELHHSGWNACSSCHGDASRRRNKLILPAVKSGRVYVIDTETDERAPRIFKVVEGEEIKRKAGLTALHTSHCLADGNIMLSAMGDRDGNGKGGFVLLDGKDFSVLGNWEGEGDALPFGYDFWYQPRHNVMLSSEWGAPNAFLNGFNPKDVEDGKYGKSLHVWDWKERKVIQDIDLGDEGIMPLELRFLHDPNQTQGFVGVALSSNIFRFFKSEDGTWKAEKVIDVPSKDVENWALPSMPGIITDILISLDDKFLYFSNWVQGDVRQYDITDPSHPKLTGQIFVGGSLVNGGPVKVVSGEKQPDPVTVKGKTIKGGPQMIQLSLDGKRLYVTTSLFSSWDKQFYPDIVKEGSVMFQIDVNTDKGGLTLNENFLVDFGKMPDGPALAHEVRYPGGDCSSDIWV